Within Hydrogenophaga sp. PAMC20947, the genomic segment TGTTCAGCAAAGGGCGTGAGCTGTACGGCCTGTTTGAGGCCCGCACCCCCATCCGTGTGACCGGATACGCGCTGGTCACCGAGGGCTACATGGACGTGGTGGCCTTGGCGCAGCTGGGGTTTGCCAATGCCGTGGCCACGCTGGGCACTGCGTGCACACCCGACCACGTGCAAAAACTCTTCCGTTTCACCGATTCGGTCGTGTTCAGCTTCGACGGCGACGGCGCCGGCCGGCGAGCCGCGCGCAAGGCGCTGGACGCCGCCCTGCCCCTGGCGACCGATACACGCAGCGTGAAATTCCTGTTTCTGCCGGCGGAGCACGACCCCGACAGCTTCATCCGGGCCAACGGCAGCGAAGCCTTTGCCCAGGCCGTGAAAGAAGCTGTGCCGCTGTCGCGGTTTCTGGTGGATGCGGCCGGCGCCGACTGCGACCTCACCACCGCTGAGGGTCGTGCCCGCATGGCCTCCCAGGCCCGCCCGCTGTGGAGCGCCCTGCCCGATGGCGCCCTGAAACGGCAGCTGATCGGCGAACTGGCCCAGGTCAGCGGGCTGGCCAGCGACGACCTGCTGCAGATCTGGCAAAAGGCTGGCGATGGGCCGCGCAGGCGCGCGGCACCCCCTCCGGAAACCCTCTCACCCGTGTCCGCTCCGCAAGGCCCGGCGGCGAGTTTTTACGAGCACCCCACCACCGCACCCGGGGCCTATCCGCCTGAAACCTACTCAGACCCGGCAGGCGCTGCTGGGGGTTACGGCGCGTCCGCCCCCCGCAAACGCTTTGACAAAGGCGCTTTCGGCGGCAAGCCCTACACGGGTAAATGGCGCAAAGACCCACCCCCGCCGCGCATGCTGGGTCAACGCAAGGCCGGCGGCAGCCGGGCCGACCGAGCGGTCGGCCTGCTCTTGACCCATGCCTCGGTCTGGGAAACCCTCTCCGCCGACGACCACGCCATGCTGGCGCAGCTGCCCGGGCCACCGGGCGACCTGTTCGGCTGGCTGGAAGCCCAGATGCACGACCATGGCCCACAGCCTTGGGCAGCAATGCGCGAAGGCTTGCGCGGACACCCGCATGAGGCTTTTGCTTGTGCACAAGCCGAGCAGCTGGTGGGTGATACCGAGGGCGAAGAAGAAACCGACGAAATCCGTGAAGTGATGACCCGCCTGCGCATCGAACGCCTCAAGGCGCAGGAAAGCGAAGCCATCGCCCTGGCCGCCCAGGACCCCAGCCAGCTGCAGCGTTACCGGGAGCTCCAGGCGCAGCGCAAGGCCCTGGAACACAAAATTGGTGGCACGCCGGTATAATCCAAGGTTTTGCACCGCAAGCGCGACAGCAGCACCTCCGGCAAAGGCCTGCCCCAAAAGGGGCAACACGGGACAATTCCCCGGCCACCTCAGCGACCCCATGGGTCCTGACGGAACTCCGCAAGGACTGCACACCAAATGATCGCCCCAACAGCTTGCAGGCTTGTCTTTTCCGGTGAGAGGCAGGCGTAGTGCCCTACAAGAACCTCCGGTTCAGCTGCTGACAGCTGGTCTCCGGCGATTTTTGTGCGTTCTGCCGGTTCTATTTTCCTGTTCATTTTTTTTGAGGTCCTCATGCCTGCGAAGAAGTCCAGTACGCCTGCCGTGTCCAGCACCAAAGTCGCCGCCAAGGCCAAAAACAGCGCAGCTGTGCCCAAGGCGCCGCCTAAGAAAGTTCCCTCTGTGACTGCCAAGATCCCTGCCAAAACCGCTACCCGCAGCAAAGCCGCTGCCGCCGAAGAGCTCGATACCGTGGACACCACGGTCGAGCCCAAGAAAAAAGCAGGCCGTCCTGCCAAAGCCGCCGGTGACAAGCCCGCTGCCAAACGTGGCCCCAAGGCCAAAGCTGGCGCCAAAAGCAAGAGCCGCAGCGACGATGACGACACCGACATGTCCGACATCGAAGACGACCTGCAAGGTGAGCCGGAAGAAGCCAGCACCGACACCACCGAAGTGGTGGAAAAGGTCAAGCCTTTGCGCATGAAAATCAGCAAGGCCAAAGAGCGCGCGCTGATGAAAGAATTCGGCCTGGACGAAACCGTCCTGTCTGAAGAAGAAGCCAAATCCCGCCGCGAGCACATCAAGGCCCTGATCAAGCTGGGCAAGACCCGCGGCTACCTGACCCACGGCGAAATCAACGACCACCTCCCCGACAAGCTGGTCGACGCCGAGACGCTGGAAGTTGTGGTCGCCATGTTGAACGACATGGGCGTGGCCGTTTACGAACAAACGCCCGATGCCGAAGCGCTGATCATCACAGACAACGCGCCGTCCGGCTCCAGCGAAGAAGAAGCCGAAGAAGCCGCTGAAGCCGCCCTGTCCACCGTGGACAGCGAATTCGGCCGCACCACCGACCCTGTGCGCATGTACATGCGCGAAATGGGCACCGTGGAGCTGCTCACGCGTGAAGGCGAAATCGAAATCGCCAAGCGCATCGAAGGCGGCTTGCACGACATGATGGCCGCGATCAGCGAAAGCCCCGCCACCATCGCCGAGATCCTGTTGTTGTCCGAAGACATCCGCGAAGGCAAGATCGTCATCTCCACCGTGGTGGACGGTTTTGCCGATGCCAACGCAGCCGATGACTACGTGGCAGAAGAAGACTTCGACGAATACGACGAAGAAGACGACGACGACGGCAAAGGCGGCTCCAAGGCGCTGACCCGCAAGCTCGAAGAACTCAAGCGCGAAGCGCTGGAGCGTTTCGACACCATGCGCAACCTGTTTGAGAAGCTGCACAAGACCTACGACAAAGAAGGTTACGGCACGCCCACCTACGTCAAGACCCAGCAGGCGATTACTGAAAAGCTGATGAGCATTCGCTTCACCGCGAAATCGATCGAGAAGCTCTGCGGCACCATGCGCAGCCAGGTCGACGATGTGCGCAAGAAAGAGCGCGAAATGCGCCGCATCATTGTCGACAAGTGCGGCATGCCCCAGGAAAAATTCATTGCCGACTTTCCCGCCAACCTGCTCAACCAGCAGTGGGTGGTGAAGCAGGCCGCTTCGGGCAAGCCCTGGAGCGTGATCATGGAACGCAACATCCCGCCTGTGCAGGAATTGCAACAAGGTCTGCTGGATATCCAGAACAGTGTGGTGGTGCCGATCGCGCACCTGAAAGACATCCACAAGCGCATGAACTCGGGTGAATCCACCTCGCGTGATGCGAAGAAAGAGATGATCGAGGCCAACCTGCGTCTGGTGATCTCGATCGCCAAGAAGTACACCAACCGTGGCCTGCAGTTCCTTGACCTGATCCAGGAAGGCAACATCGGTCTGATGAAGGCGGTCGACAAGTTCGAATACCGCCGTGGCTACAAGTTCTCGACCTACGCCACCTGGTGGATCCGTCAGGCCATCACCCGCTCGATCGCCGACCAGGCGCGCACCATTCGCATCCCGGTGCACATGATCGAGACCATCAACAAGATGAACCGCATCAGCCGCCAGCACTTGCAGGAACACGGCTTCGAACCCGATGCGTCCATCCTGGCTGAAAAGATGGAGATGCCTGAGGAAAAGATCCGCAAGATCATGAAGATCGCGAAAGAGCCGATCTCGATGGAAACCCCCATCGGCGACGACGACGATTCGCACCTGGGCGATTTCATCGAAGACTCGGCCAACACAGCGCCTATCGAAGCTGCCATGCAGGCCGGTCTGCGCGACGTGGTTAAAGAGATCCTCGACAGCCTCACGCCGCGCGAAGCCAAAGTGTTGCGCATGCGCTTCGGTATCGAGATGTCCACCGACCACACGCTGGAAGAAGTGGGCAAACAGTTCGACGTGACCCGCGAACGCATTCGCCAGATCGAGAGCAAGGCCGTGCGCAAACTCAAGCACCCCAGCCGCTCGGACAAGCTGCGCAGCTTCATCGATTCGATGTAACTGTTGCTTTATTGCGCTCCGGTGCGCACTGAAAAGGGGAGCCACTGGCTCCCCCTTTTTTTTGGCCCTTGCCCAAAACCCGCGCTGGTGGGGCGTTTGCGGACGGTTACGACCCGCGGTCAAGCGGCCTCGCATAGCGGTATGCAACAACTGCATGCCTTTCCGCCCTGCGGTTGTTTGAGAACCTAGGGTTAACCCTTAATCTTGAGTCTTCTCCACTTTGCACCGGCTTCCGGTGAACTTTCCTGATGTACACCCTGTTTGCTCTCGTGACCCGCCTTCGCTACTGGAACAGCGCCATGCCGCGTTTGGTCAACGCCGGTCACCGCGCAAAAGCCCGCATGCAACCAGGTGCAGCACGCCGCTGAGCGGCTCATTGCAAGCCCTTCAAAGGGTGCGCCTTGCGCGCTGGTGACTGACTGGGACCGGCAACGGCCTCGACAATGCGTTCTTTGCCCACAAGGAATGCGCATGACCGCCCAGCCCAACAGCAGCCAGCCCTTGGCTGAGACCCTTGCCGAACCGTTTGCGCCGGTGCAGCCAGTGCGCAACGCCACCGACGTGCGGGCGCTGGAGCAAATGCCCCTGGCGCAGCGCATTCAACCGCGCAGCACCTACGAGCTGATCCGCAACAGCGCAGCGGCATTCGGCGCCAAAACGGCCTTCACCTTCCTGCCGACAGCCGAGCCTGACGCACCGGCAGTGCGTTGGTCGTACGCCCAGCTGCTGCAGGGTGTGCACCAAACCGCCAACGCCTTGCACCGCCTCGGCTTGCAGGCTGGTGACGCCGTGGCCGTGTTGCTGCCCGGCTGTCTTGAATACCACCTGGCCCTTTGGGGCGGCGCGGCTGCGGGCATCGTGCAACCGCTCAATCCGCTGCTCAGCGACGAAAAGCTGACCGCCCTGATGAATGCCGCCAAAGCCCGTGTGCTCATCGCCTGGGGTGACGAAGCCAGCGAAGGCGAAGCTGGCCTGTGGGCCAAGGCCCAGCGCATACGCCACCAGGTCCCCAGCCTGCAAACTGTGCTTCGCGTGGCGCCGCACGGTGAAGCTTCAGCGCCAGCGTTGACCGATGGCAATGCAGCCTTCCAAACGCTCATCGCCGCCGAGCCCGACGATCACCTGGTCAGCGGCCGCCTCATCGCGCCCACCGACATCGCCGCCTACTTCCACACCGGCGGCACCACAGGCGCGCCCAAGCTCGCGCGCCACAGCCACGGTGCCCAGGTGTTCACTGCATGGGCCTGCGTGCAGCTGCAAGGCGTGCGGGTGGACGACGTGGCGATCAACGGCTACCCCTTGTTCCACGTCGCCGGCGTGTTGCCTGGCGCTCTCACCTCGCTGAGCGCCGGCGCAGAAACCGTGATCCCCACCAATGCGCTGTTCCGCAACAAGGCGGTGATCGCCAACTTCTGGAAGCTCGTGGAAACGCACAAAGTCAGCGTGCTCTCGGGCGTGCCCACCGTGTTGTCCGCGCTCGCCAATGTGCCCGTGGGCGACGCCGACACCAGCTCACTGCGCTATGGACGCACTGGCGCCGCACCCATGCCTGCCGACCTGGCCGCGCGTTTGAAGAAATTGCTCGGCATTCAGGTGCACGAAAGCCTGGGCATGACCGAAATGGCCGGCATCTCCACCATCACCCCCCCCGGCATGAGCGCCCCACCCGGTTGCGTGGGCATCCGCCTGCCCTACACCCAGTGGCGCATCGTGGCGCTGGACGAACAAGGCGGTGCCAGCGACCGCGAATGTGCACCGGGCGAGGCCGGCATGGTGCTGTTCAAGAGCCCCAACCTGTTCTCCGGTTTTCTGGACGCACACGACAACACCAAGGCGTTTACCCACGATGGCTGGCTCGCCACCGGTGACCTGGGCTTCATCGACGAGCAAGAGCGCCTGCATCTGAGCGGTCGCTCCAAAGACCTCATCATCCGCAGCGGCCACAACATCGACCCCAAAGTCATCGAAGACGCCCTGGCCGCCCACCCCGCCGTGCAGCTCTGCGCAGCGGTCGGCGCGCCCGACGCTTACGCCGGTGAACTGCCCGTGGTCTTCGCCACACTCATTCCCGGCGCCACCGCCACCGAAGAAGAGTTGCTGGCATTTGTGTGTGCCGGCGTGGACGAGCCACCTGCCCGGCCCAAGCGCCTGACGATTCTGGAGACCATGCCCATGACCAATGTGGGCAAGATCTACAAGCCGGACTTGCGGGTGCTTGCGGCGGCGGCCAACTCCGCCAAATCAGCGGCCTGATCCCTGTGGAAATGACGCTCAAGCGAATCAAGTCGCCTCGGTAGCCGAGACCCCAGATCGCCCCCGACCAACATCAACTGCGCAAGCCGGTCCGCGGCTCCAAACAGTCGCCATCGCTCATGCGATCGTCGTGCATCCGTTGCACCAATCCCAGTGCTTCTGGACGAGGAAATGGGTGTTGGTGTTCATGAGGTGTTCAGGGATCAAAGGCGCGTGAAGGCGCGCAGGGTATCGGTGAGATTGGGCAAGCGGCTCTGGCTGGCCGCATCGCCAGGCAAGTGCCCGGCCAGCGTTGTCAAAAAGTCGGCATTGGCCAACAGCCCGGAAAATGCGCTCGCCAGGTAAGCGCGAAGCTCGGCGGGCATGGCTTCGCACTCGCTCAACAGCTCAGGGCGCCGGTCGGTCACGGCCACGATGTCTTCCATGTCGTGGCTGCCCAAGAAGTCGGGTTCGCCATTGGCATCGCGGCCACGGTCGTTGAACGCTTCCAGCTTCGTGGCAATGAACATCGGCGCTGCAATCAGCTTGATCTGCAGGCCAGAAGGCAGCAACACGGTTTGCGCGGTCTCTATGGCCAGCGGATACCAGCGGTTCGCAAAACCCAGGATCTCTTTCACCGTGGGCATCACGTCCAGCGTTACGTTTTTGTAGACCCAGCGGCAAATCGGCGCTTCTGGCCGCATGTCGTTGCTGAAGCCCTGCGCCCGCACGCGCTCTTCCACCGCGTGGTAATCGTGCACGGTGAGCGCCTGCGCCACGATGTCCACATCTTCCGTCGCCCGAATACGGTCTGGCCGGGCTTGGGTGAGCAGCAGGCCCGCAGCGCAACCGCCCACAAACACCACCTCGTCACACACCGGCCCCAGCGCATGCGCCACCAGCTCCAGGATTTCCAGATTGGGATTGCTCATAAAGCCAGCGCCTTCAACCGAACTTCCAGCAAACCGCGCGCCAGCTCCCGCTCCCGCGCCTGCCCGATGCGCAAGGCATCAAACAACGCCAGCAACTCATACAAACAAGGGTCGGCCTGCGCCGCCAGCGGCAGCTTGGGGTAAAGCGGCAACAGCGTGCTGCCGCGCACCGGCCCATCGGCATGCGGCCAAACCGGCGGCAACTCGTCTGCAAACATCACCAGCGATTTCAGCGGTTCCACGCCATACGCCGTGGGAAAGCCGACCGTCACTTCGCCCCGCACCGCAGGAAAGAAATACGGCGCGCCCTGCAACAGCAGCGGTCGAAACGCCGGCATCACCAGCGCCGGCGAACCGCCCACCTCGGTGAGCAAGCGCGCAGCGCTCAGCCGGGCCAAACAGGCATGGGCCTCGAACTGAGACATGTGCATGGCGCGGGCCAGCTCGGCGTAAATCAGCCGCTCTCCCGCGAGACACACCAGCTTCAGCGCCATGGCCAAGTCTTGCGGCTTGAGCGACCACTGCGCGTGGCTCAGCCTTGCTTTGATACCGGTTGAACTCATGGATTCACCTATTTATGCAATATGCAGATTGCACAAATATAGACGATATGAAGAAATTTATCTATTTTTATGCAGTATGCATATTGCATAAAACCACAAATCAGCCCAGCTATGGCCTGTCATTCGCTGTTCGCGAACAGCGAATGCACCCCCCGAACCGCTGACGCGTTCAACAAGCCCTGGCCTCAAGTGCCCCACCAAAGCACTCAGGGATACAACACCATATCGCCCACCACCTGGATCACCTTCGCGGCCTCCAGCCGGCGCGACAAAGCATCGGCATCGTCCACAGTTGCCCCCTGCCCCACGATGGACTTCAAATGCCGCAACAAGGATGGCAACTTGGTCGGGCGGTTTTTGCCCATCTTGGTGAGCGAGGTATTCGCCCGAGCCAAGACCTTGTCCGCTTGGCTTGCTGCCGCCTTGGCTGCAGGTGCCTGCTTGGGCTGCACCGATTTCGCCGCAGCTTTCTTGGCGGGCATTTTTATCGAGCTGGTTGCCTTGCAGGTGCTGGACGATGTATTCCTCGCCGAACTTGTAGGCGTTGTGGGGCGAGGCGTAGGCGTCGAACTCTTTTTTGGTCTGGCGCGCGAGGTTGCCGCGGTCCACCAGAAACAGCACACGGCGCACGCCGCCAAACTTGATGAGGCGGTAGATGAAGCTGATGCTGGTAAACGTTTTGCCGCTGCCGGTGGCCATCTGGATCAGGGCGCGCGGCTTGTTGGCGGCCAGGCTTTCCTCCAGGTTGCGGATGGCGGTGATCTGCACAGGCCAGAGCTTGAAGCTGGCGCCGCCCTGACCCCATTCGGTGACCAGCGTAGGCCTTTGTTGCAGGCGGACGAGGAAGGTGGGCGCCTGATCAGGCTCGCTGGCTGCTGAAGCTGAACCCGCCTGCACCGGCAAATAGGTCAACCATTGCACCAGCAGCTCGGGTCGGAAGAAGGCAAACAGCGGTCGGGCGCGGGGCTGGGGATCGAGCCCGTTGGTGAAGCGGGTTTCCACCCCGGTGGACTCGAACACGAAGGGCAGCGGCCGGCGCCAGGCCGGCAAGGCGGCGGGCAGGCCTTGGGCGTAGAGGGCGCTTTGTACTTCCACGCCACTCAGGGTAGCGCCCTCTTTCTTCGCCTCGATCACGCCACAGGCTTTGCCGTTGACGTAAAGCAGGTAGTCGGCGAAGCCGTGACCGGGGTTGAGGGGAAACTCGCGAATGGCCACGCCCGTGGCTGCGTGGATGTTGGCGCTGGCCACATTGCAGACGTGCCAACCCGCCGCGGTGAGCAGCGCATCAATGGTCTGGCGGGCACGGGCCTCTGGCGTCATGGACGGCTATTCTTCGTTGTTTCCTCTTGTTGCATTCTAGGGGCGTTGCGGCGCGCCTGCGCCCCAGGCTGACAGGGTTGACAACTGGCCGGCGAAAACGGCGTTATACCAACGCCCCCAGCGCCTCAACGCCCACCGGTGGCTCGGGCAACCAGGGCAGCACAAAAGTGCGCTGTGCCAGCCCGTTGGCAATGCGCTCGGTCTGGTGGCGTTCGCCAGCCAAACGCGCCTTCAGCAGTGGATCGGTTGTGCCAGTGGCGGCGATGCTTTTGTTGATGACCCATGCCCAGGATTCGATCTGGGCGCGGCGCAGATGGTCTTTCAGGGCGGCGGCCTGGCTGACCGGTGTGGCTCCGGGCAAAGTCACGATGACCACGTGGGTCATGCTGGCGTCCTGCAGGCGCACCAGAGGCGTGATGATGTGCAGCGCGCCGGGCTTGCTTTCATTGCTCTCGCCGTCCTTGCTGCCTTCGTATTGCTGCACCATCCGCAGGTGGTAAGCGCCGGTAGCGTCCATCAAAGCGGGCTGCGGCCTGTGGGTGTGGCGCCGAGCAAGACGAAATTGGTGCGGGCCTCGTTGTTCACGCGCCTGAAGGCGTAGGACACGGCGACTGCTTCGGTACACAGCAAGTGCAGCTTTATGGCGACACGCCGCTCGGGCGCATTGCGGGGCCAGCCAAAGTAAGGCCAGCTCACATAGAATCGCGCGAGATGTTGCCAACACGGCGACTCTTGAGAGTCGTTTATATGCCCCTGACTGGCACCCCCTGCCTCCCGACGATCATCCTTTTCGTCACCCAATTTCTCAGATGAAGCGCTCCATCCTTCGGGTGATCATGATTGGCCTGCTGCTGCTGGCCAGCGGTTATTTTTTATATCACCTCTGGGGCAACTTTCACCAACTGCCCAACGTTGTGTGGAACAAGGCAACCGTTGTGGCCCTGAGCCTTTCGGTGCTGGGTACCTGGGTAACGATCGCTCTGATTGCCTTGATCTGGGTGTTGCTGTTGCGTGATCAAAACGTACAAATGCCCTACCTGGAAGCGCTGCAGATCATCGCCGTTTCACAGATGGGCAAGTACCTTCCGGGAAATATCGGTCACTTCACCGGCCGCGTGCTGCTCGGCAAGGCAGCTGGCGTTCCCGCGGGAAAGACCATTGCCACCATGGCAATCGAGACCTTCTGGACCCTGGCTATCAGTGCCAGCTTCACCTTGGCCGCGCTTGTATTCTTTGTGCACGACCTGCACCAGGGGCTGGTGGACAACGCGCACCCGGTTTACATGGCGGCCTTGAGCATCGCCCTGTTGCTGGCCCCCTTTGTTGGCATTCAGGTCTTCAATGTCATGCTGCCCAAGCTCAGTCGAAAACTGGGTCGAGGCGCGTTGCTGGTCAGACCCCAGTTGACAACAGCGGTGATGGTTTCGCTACTCATGATGCTTTGCTTCGCCATCCTGGGCAGCATCCTGGAGCTACAAGCCATCTCGCTTTTTGGTCATGGCGAGGGGAACTGGCTCCAACTGACCCTGCTTTTCACTGTCGCATGGACGGTCGGATACATGTTGCCTGGCGCCCCGGGTGGACTTGGCGTGCGCGAAGCCATGATGATGCAATTGCTCACACCCGTAATTGGTATCGAGGTCGCTTTGGGGGTCAGTCTGACCATGCGAGCCACATCCATGGTTGGGGACGCCTCGGCCTTCTTGCTGGGCATGCTGTTCCGCCCGACCCAGAAAAAACAGCCTGCTATTTGACCAGGCTCCTTCATCATGGAAATATCAAAGCCCTTGCGGCGCACCTTGATCCTGACCGGTTTCGCGGCGATCTGTCTGGCCGCTGCATTTTTGTTGGGACAACGCTCAGTCACACAAAAAGACGCCGCGTATTTCTTCGTCAAGGAAACCAAGGTCAAGGTGGTGCATGAGGTCAACCAGTTGAGCGAGAGACTCGAATCGCGGCCGAAGATCGCTGACCCTTACGCCTCCGACGAGATAAAGGTCTTCACCGGCAACGACTTCAGTCTGCAACTGCTGCACCTGGAAGGCTTCGGCAACAGCGAAAAAACCGCCGGCTATGTGCCGGACGCTCAAGGTGTGATCACCAAGTACGAACAGAACGATCTGGACACGCATTGGACTCATTTCGGGCTGGGTGAAGCCATTCAGGATGCCAAACCGTCGACATATCGCGGCGGTGGGCTCAAGCAAATCTGGGTATACCAGGACCAGACTTTCGGCCTGATCAGCCTACAGCAGACCCTGAATGGCTGCTACTTCGCCTCCGTGGTGAACCTGAGTCTGCGCAAAGAGGTGTTTCGCGCGCCCTGCCTTCCCCCTGTGGATGAGCTGGATTTCAGCAGCATCGGCGGCGCCTGGACCGCGGTTCCGGGCGGCATCATCATGAGTCTGGGCACGCCTTCGGACGACGAGCGCGTCGCAAACCTGGCTCAGGATCCAGCCTCTCCCTACGGCAAAGTCTTGTTCTTCGACGATGCCCGCCTGAAGGCGCAAAGCGCAGTGCGGCGTGAAGCCTTCCAGGTGCACTCCAGTGGCCATCGAAATCCGCAAGGCATGGTGCGCGTTGGCAATGCCATCTATGCTATCGACCACGGCCCCAAGGGCGGCGATGAAATCAACCTGCTGGAGTCAGGGCGGAACTATGGCTGGCCTCTTTTCTCACTGGGTTCGACCTACCAAGGCCAGCCCCA encodes:
- a CDS encoding lysylphosphatidylglycerol synthase domain-containing protein, giving the protein MKRSILRVIMIGLLLLASGYFLYHLWGNFHQLPNVVWNKATVVALSLSVLGTWVTIALIALIWVLLLRDQNVQMPYLEALQIIAVSQMGKYLPGNIGHFTGRVLLGKAAGVPAGKTIATMAIETFWTLAISASFTLAALVFFVHDLHQGLVDNAHPVYMAALSIALLLAPFVGIQVFNVMLPKLSRKLGRGALLVRPQLTTAVMVSLLMMLCFAILGSILELQAISLFGHGEGNWLQLTLLFTVAWTVGYMLPGAPGGLGVREAMMMQLLTPVIGIEVALGVSLTMRATSMVGDASAFLLGMLFRPTQKKQPAI
- a CDS encoding PQQ-dependent sugar dehydrogenase yields the protein MILTGFAAICLAAAFLLGQRSVTQKDAAYFFVKETKVKVVHEVNQLSERLESRPKIADPYASDEIKVFTGNDFSLQLLHLEGFGNSEKTAGYVPDAQGVITKYEQNDLDTHWTHFGLGEAIQDAKPSTYRGGGLKQIWVYQDQTFGLISLQQTLNGCYFASVVNLSLRKEVFRAPCLPPVDELDFSSIGGAWTAVPGGIIMSLGTPSDDERVANLAQDPASPYGKVLFFDDARLKAQSAVRREAFQVHSSGHRNPQGMVRVGNAIYAIDHGPKGGDEINLLESGRNYGWPLFSLGSTYQGQPHRAVGDPQVYTGPLFAFVPSIAPSDITSCPALLMQRYAPLNCVLITSLRGQSLFVGLIGQDHRVVSLERINVDMRLREFLRLPGDRLAVATDGFGAFEVVFGDLIIPH
- a CDS encoding DEAD/DEAH box helicase family protein produces the protein MTPEARARQTIDALLTAAGWHVCNVASANIHAATGVAIREFPLNPGHGFADYLLYVNGKACGVIEAKKEGATLSGVEVQSALYAQGLPAALPAWRRPLPFVFESTGVETRFTNGLDPQPRARPLFAFFRPELLVQWLTYLPVQAGSASAASEPDQAPTFLVRLQQRPTLVTEWGQGGASFKLWPVQITAIRNLEESLAANKPRALIQMATGSGKTFTSISFIYRLIKFGGVRRVLFLVDRGNLARQTKKEFDAYASPHNAYKFGEEYIVQHLQGNQLDKNARQESCGEIGAAQAGTCSQGGSKPSGQGLGSGEYLAHQDGQKPPDQVAILVAAFEVHRGAGGNCGRCRCFVAPAGGREGDPGGGRYGVVSLSALVGHLRPGLVERVSGSGGAFAVREQRMTGHSWADLWFYAICILHKNR
- the rpoD gene encoding RNA polymerase sigma factor RpoD produces the protein MPAKKSSTPAVSSTKVAAKAKNSAAVPKAPPKKVPSVTAKIPAKTATRSKAAAAEELDTVDTTVEPKKKAGRPAKAAGDKPAAKRGPKAKAGAKSKSRSDDDDTDMSDIEDDLQGEPEEASTDTTEVVEKVKPLRMKISKAKERALMKEFGLDETVLSEEEAKSRREHIKALIKLGKTRGYLTHGEINDHLPDKLVDAETLEVVVAMLNDMGVAVYEQTPDAEALIITDNAPSGSSEEEAEEAAEAALSTVDSEFGRTTDPVRMYMREMGTVELLTREGEIEIAKRIEGGLHDMMAAISESPATIAEILLLSEDIREGKIVISTVVDGFADANAADDYVAEEDFDEYDEEDDDDGKGGSKALTRKLEELKREALERFDTMRNLFEKLHKTYDKEGYGTPTYVKTQQAITEKLMSIRFTAKSIEKLCGTMRSQVDDVRKKEREMRRIIVDKCGMPQEKFIADFPANLLNQQWVVKQAASGKPWSVIMERNIPPVQELQQGLLDIQNSVVVPIAHLKDIHKRMNSGESTSRDAKKEMIEANLRLVISIAKKYTNRGLQFLDLIQEGNIGLMKAVDKFEYRRGYKFSTYATWWIRQAITRSIADQARTIRIPVHMIETINKMNRISRQHLQEHGFEPDASILAEKMEMPEEKIRKIMKIAKEPISMETPIGDDDDSHLGDFIEDSANTAPIEAAMQAGLRDVVKEILDSLTPREAKVLRMRFGIEMSTDHTLEEVGKQFDVTRERIRQIESKAVRKLKHPSRSDKLRSFIDSM
- the dnaG gene encoding DNA primase: MAIPQTFIQELLNRVDVVDVVGRYVQLKKGGANLMGLCPFHGEKSPSFSVSPTKQFYHCFGCGANGNAIGFLMEHAGMSFIEAVKDLAQQTGLQIPEDDASPQDRERAAQQRQKQATLNSVLDKAAHAYIQQLKVTPRAVDYLKGRGLSGEIAKTFGLGYAPEGWRGLAGIFANYADPLLVESGLVIEHADEIGVDGEAKRYDRFRDRIMFPIRNVKGECIGFGGRVLDKGEPKYLNSPETPVFSKGRELYGLFEARTPIRVTGYALVTEGYMDVVALAQLGFANAVATLGTACTPDHVQKLFRFTDSVVFSFDGDGAGRRAARKALDAALPLATDTRSVKFLFLPAEHDPDSFIRANGSEAFAQAVKEAVPLSRFLVDAAGADCDLTTAEGRARMASQARPLWSALPDGALKRQLIGELAQVSGLASDDLLQIWQKAGDGPRRRAAPPPETLSPVSAPQGPAASFYEHPTTAPGAYPPETYSDPAGAAGGYGASAPRKRFDKGAFGGKPYTGKWRKDPPPPRMLGQRKAGGSRADRAVGLLLTHASVWETLSADDHAMLAQLPGPPGDLFGWLEAQMHDHGPQPWAAMREGLRGHPHEAFACAQAEQLVGDTEGEEETDEIREVMTRLRIERLKAQESEAIALAAQDPSQLQRYRELQAQRKALEHKIGGTPV
- a CDS encoding acyl-CoA synthetase, encoding MTAQPNSSQPLAETLAEPFAPVQPVRNATDVRALEQMPLAQRIQPRSTYELIRNSAAAFGAKTAFTFLPTAEPDAPAVRWSYAQLLQGVHQTANALHRLGLQAGDAVAVLLPGCLEYHLALWGGAAAGIVQPLNPLLSDEKLTALMNAAKARVLIAWGDEASEGEAGLWAKAQRIRHQVPSLQTVLRVAPHGEASAPALTDGNAAFQTLIAAEPDDHLVSGRLIAPTDIAAYFHTGGTTGAPKLARHSHGAQVFTAWACVQLQGVRVDDVAINGYPLFHVAGVLPGALTSLSAGAETVIPTNALFRNKAVIANFWKLVETHKVSVLSGVPTVLSALANVPVGDADTSSLRYGRTGAAPMPADLAARLKKLLGIQVHESLGMTEMAGISTITPPGMSAPPGCVGIRLPYTQWRIVALDEQGGASDRECAPGEAGMVLFKSPNLFSGFLDAHDNTKAFTHDGWLATGDLGFIDEQERLHLSGRSKDLIIRSGHNIDPKVIEDALAAHPAVQLCAAVGAPDAYAGELPVVFATLIPGATATEEELLAFVCAGVDEPPARPKRLTILETMPMTNVGKIYKPDLRVLAAAANSAKSAA